A DNA window from Halorubrum sp. DM2 contains the following coding sequences:
- the nosZ gene encoding TAT-dependent nitrous-oxide reductase produces MSNDTQRSTDAESGNQTTGSTDGFDSLLPGVRRRDFMKAGAAVGGISGLAGCSSLLNEDDGVDGTASASGVDNSVPPGEHDEYYALLSGGQAGDVRVYGLPSMRELIRIPVFNPDASRGYGFDDESKQMLEDAGGYSWGDTHHPRISQTDGDYDGRFAYVNDKANGRMARIDLTYFETDAIVDIPNQQGTHGACAQLPDTDLIFGVGEFRTPIPNDGSGNLEDPDSYGSVLAAINPESMNVEWEVLIDGNMDNGDGSKEGRYFFTSAYNTEEAATESGMTRADRDDVKAFDIPRIEAAVEAGNYETINEVPVVDGRKDSPLNQGDEPIVTYIPTPKSPHGVSVTPDNEYVIVSGKLDPTASIIDIDKIDEVDDPTDAIVGQPKLGLGPLHTAYDGRGHAYTTLFIDSQVVKWDIEEAVNAEPRSESPVIEKIDVHYNPGHLIAAESYTEDPAGDWLISLNKLSKDRFLPVGPQHPENDQLIYIGDDENGMELVKDSPAQAEPHDASICHKSKLDPKAVYDPEDLELSHTAEGESSMERVGDDRVEIEMYSTRNHYGFQEMVVQEGDEVEMQVTNIETTSDMLHSVAIPDHDVHMRIAPQETRKATFTADEPGVYWIYCAHFCSALHLEMRSRLIVKPEE; encoded by the coding sequence ATGTCAAATGACACACAGCGGTCCACGGACGCGGAATCGGGCAACCAGACGACCGGCTCGACCGACGGGTTCGACTCGCTGCTCCCCGGCGTCCGTCGCCGCGACTTCATGAAGGCCGGCGCTGCGGTCGGCGGGATCAGCGGGCTGGCGGGCTGTTCCAGCCTGCTGAACGAGGACGACGGCGTCGACGGAACGGCCTCGGCGAGCGGCGTCGACAACTCCGTCCCGCCGGGCGAACACGACGAGTACTACGCGCTGCTGTCCGGCGGGCAGGCCGGCGACGTCCGCGTGTACGGGCTCCCGTCGATGCGCGAACTCATCCGGATCCCGGTGTTCAACCCGGACGCCTCGCGCGGCTACGGGTTCGACGACGAGAGCAAGCAGATGCTCGAAGACGCCGGCGGCTACTCGTGGGGCGACACCCACCACCCGCGGATCAGCCAGACCGACGGCGACTACGACGGCCGGTTCGCGTACGTCAACGACAAGGCGAACGGTCGGATGGCCCGGATCGACCTGACGTACTTCGAGACGGACGCCATCGTCGACATCCCGAACCAGCAGGGGACCCACGGCGCGTGCGCCCAGCTGCCCGACACCGACCTCATCTTCGGCGTCGGCGAGTTCCGGACGCCGATCCCCAACGACGGGAGCGGGAACCTCGAAGATCCGGACTCCTACGGCTCCGTGCTCGCCGCGATCAACCCCGAGTCGATGAACGTCGAGTGGGAGGTCCTCATCGACGGCAACATGGACAACGGCGACGGGAGCAAGGAGGGTCGGTACTTCTTCACGAGCGCGTACAACACCGAGGAGGCCGCGACCGAGTCGGGGATGACCCGCGCCGACCGCGACGACGTGAAGGCGTTCGATATCCCCCGGATCGAGGCGGCCGTCGAGGCCGGCAACTACGAGACGATAAACGAGGTGCCGGTCGTCGACGGGCGGAAGGACAGCCCGCTCAACCAAGGCGACGAACCTATCGTCACCTACATCCCGACGCCGAAGAGCCCGCACGGAGTCAGCGTCACCCCGGACAACGAGTACGTGATCGTCAGCGGGAAGCTCGACCCGACCGCGTCGATCATCGACATCGACAAGATCGACGAGGTCGACGACCCGACCGACGCCATCGTCGGCCAGCCGAAGCTCGGTCTCGGGCCGCTCCACACCGCCTACGACGGGCGGGGCCACGCGTACACGACGCTGTTCATCGACTCGCAGGTCGTCAAGTGGGACATCGAGGAGGCGGTCAACGCCGAGCCGCGCTCCGAGAGCCCGGTGATAGAGAAGATCGACGTGCACTACAACCCCGGCCACCTCATCGCCGCGGAGTCGTACACGGAGGACCCGGCGGGCGACTGGCTCATCTCGCTGAACAAGCTCTCGAAGGACCGGTTCCTCCCGGTCGGTCCGCAGCACCCGGAGAACGACCAGCTGATCTACATCGGCGACGACGAGAACGGGATGGAGCTGGTGAAGGACTCGCCGGCGCAGGCCGAGCCGCACGACGCGTCGATCTGTCACAAATCGAAGCTCGACCCGAAGGCGGTCTACGACCCCGAGGACCTCGAACTCAGCCACACGGCCGAGGGCGAGTCGTCGATGGAGCGGGTCGGCGACGACCGCGTCGAGATCGAGATGTACTCGACCCGGAACCACTACGGGTTCCAGGAGATGGTCGTCCAGGAGGGCGACGAGGTCGAGATGCAGGTGACGAACATCGAGACCACGAGCGACATGCTCCACTCGGTGGCGATCCCGGACCACGATGTCCACATGCGGATCGCCCCGCAGGAGACGCGCAAGGCGACGTTCACCGCGGACGAGCCGGGCGTCTACTGGATCTACTGCGCGCACTTCTGCAGCGCGCTGCACTTGGAGATGCGCTCGCGGCTCATCGTCAAACCGGAGGAATAA
- a CDS encoding zinc ribbon domain-containing protein — MPSETSDPDGPSAACPACGDPVPAGASFCPDCGADLGDPGDPAYCPECGEAFDDDDRFCSNCGASRPGGGATAVGSGRSHTRSDRSGEIDSARSSGTDSARPAASASTPEESSRAFRRRVQDHLDAGWEIERDDGDRVVLVDRGIGSVGLHLLLFIFTSGIGNLLYGWWHYSKLAERRRLVRGDETPARAPSSHESAERVEKVTAYLLTALLLLIGGFIAFFGSVTGSLPVALIALAFAGLGLGIAPPVRSRLDRRHGITKFGRRKTVDHRIVRPPETVEDTCVVCGEAFERGLVRRRRDETVVAGVPVRTHSIRHNHYCADCARSEVFGGDDVGELSLDELADDAALEAELTGDETFDADASDEETLTPDTSDEGSFDSGATDDAETLDGDASDEEPTGETTGTSVREATDSTE, encoded by the coding sequence ATGCCCTCCGAGACCAGCGACCCGGACGGTCCCTCCGCCGCGTGCCCCGCCTGCGGGGACCCGGTGCCGGCCGGGGCGAGCTTCTGTCCCGACTGCGGTGCCGACCTCGGCGACCCGGGCGACCCCGCGTACTGCCCGGAGTGCGGCGAGGCGTTCGACGACGACGACCGGTTCTGCTCGAACTGCGGCGCGTCGCGGCCGGGCGGAGGAGCGACGGCGGTCGGATCGGGTCGGTCGCACACCCGATCCGACCGGTCGGGCGAGATCGATTCCGCCCGGTCGAGCGGAACCGACTCCGCCCGTCCGGCCGCCTCGGCGTCGACCCCGGAAGAGAGCTCCCGCGCCTTCCGCCGCCGGGTTCAGGATCACCTCGACGCCGGGTGGGAGATCGAGCGGGACGACGGCGACCGCGTCGTCCTCGTCGACAGGGGGATCGGCTCCGTCGGTCTCCACCTCCTCCTGTTCATCTTCACCAGCGGCATCGGAAACCTGCTGTACGGCTGGTGGCACTACTCCAAGCTGGCCGAGCGCCGTCGGCTCGTTCGCGGCGACGAGACCCCCGCCCGCGCCCCCTCCAGCCACGAGTCCGCGGAACGAGTGGAGAAAGTCACCGCGTACCTCCTGACGGCGTTACTCCTGCTTATCGGCGGCTTCATCGCGTTCTTCGGATCCGTGACCGGCTCGCTGCCCGTGGCCCTGATCGCGCTCGCGTTCGCCGGACTCGGCTTGGGTATCGCCCCGCCAGTTCGCAGTCGGCTGGACCGCCGCCACGGGATCACGAAGTTCGGCCGACGGAAGACGGTGGACCACCGGATCGTCCGCCCGCCCGAGACCGTCGAGGACACCTGCGTCGTCTGTGGCGAGGCGTTCGAGCGCGGCCTCGTGCGGCGGCGGCGCGACGAGACGGTCGTCGCCGGCGTTCCGGTCCGCACCCACTCGATCCGTCACAACCACTACTGCGCCGACTGCGCGCGCTCGGAGGTGTTCGGCGGCGACGACGTCGGGGAACTGTCGCTCGACGAACTCGCGGACGACGCGGCGCTCGAAGCGGAACTGACCGGCGACGAGACGTTCGACGCCGACGCGAGCGACGAGGAGACGCTCACCCCCGACACGAGCGACGAGGGATCGTTCGACAGCGGCGCGACCGACGACGCCGAGACGCTCGACGGCGACGCGAGCGACGAGGAGCCGACGGGAGAGACGACGGGTACGTCGGTCCGCGAGGCGACCGACTCGACCGAGTGA
- the nosD gene encoding nitrous oxide reductase family maturation protein NosD, giving the protein MPDDRVEAGFLAAACVVAALGIALALGVPAAGVGAADASEAGATLNAATDSGLTVATDVAATGATAPDRDGTATLDGESFASAQAAVDAAEPGDTVVLDGRFDERVNASVDDLRLVASDGGAVIDGGGEGRVLTVSGENVTVSGVWIRGSGSDLGTEDAGVFVSGDRARVESVRITDTAYGIWIDSADEAVIEDVRIDGREEVFPRTDRGNGIHLYETTGTVVRDSEIADARDGIYFSWAADVLAENNTIRNTRYGVHYMYSDDNRLVDNVAADNGVGYALMVSEGLTVRNNTALRNDDSSGHGIMAKDIEDSTIAGNHLVANRNGLYLYNAQGNRLVDNLIYRNGIGVHSAAESGSEVVAGNSFVRNDRAVETVRNSLAAWNGTDRGNYWSGARVADRDGDGVSEIRHRPVGIVENLVADHPQAAAFVDSPAFEAVRMAESSFPVIETPGVIDRHPLVEPNHDWRAYEPDGTANAGGRTGDGTARAANRTADTEDTP; this is encoded by the coding sequence ATGCCCGATGACCGCGTCGAGGCCGGCTTCCTCGCGGCCGCCTGCGTCGTCGCGGCGCTCGGGATCGCGCTCGCCCTCGGGGTCCCTGCCGCCGGCGTGGGTGCGGCGGACGCGAGCGAGGCGGGAGCGACGCTGAACGCCGCCACCGACTCCGGACTCACCGTCGCGACCGACGTGGCCGCGACGGGCGCGACCGCGCCCGACCGCGACGGGACCGCGACGCTCGACGGAGAGTCGTTCGCGTCGGCGCAGGCGGCGGTCGACGCCGCCGAGCCGGGCGACACGGTCGTCCTCGACGGGCGGTTCGACGAGCGCGTGAACGCGAGCGTCGACGATCTGCGGCTCGTCGCGAGCGACGGCGGCGCGGTGATCGACGGCGGCGGCGAGGGACGCGTGCTCACCGTGAGCGGCGAGAACGTCACCGTCTCCGGCGTCTGGATACGCGGCTCTGGCAGCGACCTCGGGACCGAGGACGCCGGCGTCTTCGTCTCCGGGGACCGCGCCCGGGTCGAGTCGGTCCGGATCACCGACACGGCGTACGGGATCTGGATCGATTCGGCCGACGAGGCCGTCATCGAGGACGTTCGAATCGACGGCCGCGAGGAGGTGTTCCCGCGGACCGACCGCGGGAACGGGATCCACCTGTACGAGACGACGGGCACGGTCGTCCGCGACAGCGAGATCGCGGACGCCCGTGACGGGATCTACTTCTCGTGGGCGGCGGACGTGCTCGCCGAGAACAACACGATCCGGAACACGCGGTACGGCGTCCACTACATGTACTCGGACGACAACCGACTCGTCGACAACGTCGCGGCCGACAACGGCGTCGGCTACGCGCTGATGGTGAGCGAGGGGCTGACGGTGCGGAACAACACCGCCCTCCGAAACGACGACAGCAGCGGCCACGGGATCATGGCCAAGGACATCGAGGACTCGACGATCGCGGGTAACCACCTCGTCGCGAACCGGAACGGCCTGTACCTCTACAACGCGCAGGGGAACCGGCTCGTCGACAACCTGATTTACCGCAACGGGATCGGGGTCCACAGCGCCGCCGAGAGCGGGAGCGAGGTCGTCGCGGGCAACAGCTTCGTCCGCAACGACCGAGCCGTCGAGACCGTGCGGAACTCGCTCGCCGCGTGGAACGGCACCGACCGCGGCAACTACTGGTCGGGCGCTCGCGTCGCCGACCGCGACGGCGACGGCGTCAGCGAGATCCGACACCGACCCGTCGGGATTGTCGAGAACCTCGTGGCCGACCACCCGCAGGCCGCGGCGTTCGTCGACAGCCCGGCGTTCGAGGCGGTGCGGATGGCCGAGAGCTCCTTCCCGGTCATCGAGACGCCCGGCGTCATCGACCGCCACCCCCTCGTCGAGCCGAACCACGACTGGCGGGCGTACGAGCCGGACGGCACGGCGAACGCCGGCGGGCGCACCGGCGACGGGACGGCCCGCGCCGCGAACCGAACCGCGGACACGGAGGACACACCATGA
- a CDS encoding ABC transporter ATP-binding protein — translation MKIDATDVRKTYDDVTALDGLSLSVPSGSTFGIIGTNGAGKSTLFRLLVGHDRPDTGTVAVGGTDVTENGRQVRERVGYLPEHIGFPDGLTGREVLGVHRAIRGLPTDGRTAEAIERVGLTPDEADRRVSGYSNGMCRRLGLATVLLPDPDILILDEPTAGLDPRGVDEFHAIVEEIATDTDATVVFCSHVLGEVERLCDRAAVLHAGRVCAAGPVGELATSETGGPGECDGDAADKTNPDGGLRAAFREAVGDRPRDASAEREEVTP, via the coding sequence ATGAAAATCGACGCGACCGACGTGCGGAAGACGTACGATGACGTGACCGCCCTCGACGGGCTCTCGCTTTCGGTCCCGAGCGGCTCGACGTTCGGGATCATCGGCACCAACGGGGCCGGCAAATCGACGCTGTTCCGGCTGCTCGTCGGTCACGACCGGCCGGACACCGGGACGGTCGCCGTCGGCGGCACCGACGTGACCGAGAACGGGCGGCAGGTCCGCGAGCGCGTCGGCTACCTTCCGGAACACATCGGCTTCCCGGACGGGCTCACCGGCCGGGAGGTGCTGGGGGTTCACCGGGCGATCCGCGGCCTCCCGACGGACGGTCGGACCGCCGAGGCGATCGAACGGGTCGGACTGACCCCCGACGAGGCCGACCGCCGCGTCTCGGGCTACTCGAACGGGATGTGCCGCCGGCTCGGGCTGGCGACGGTGCTGTTGCCCGACCCCGACATCTTGATCCTCGACGAGCCGACCGCGGGACTCGACCCGCGCGGCGTCGACGAGTTCCACGCCATCGTCGAGGAGATAGCGACCGACACCGACGCGACGGTGGTGTTCTGTTCGCACGTGCTCGGCGAGGTCGAGCGTCTCTGCGACCGCGCGGCCGTCCTCCACGCCGGTCGCGTGTGCGCGGCGGGCCCCGTCGGCGAACTCGCGACCTCCGAGACCGGAGGGCCCGGCGAGTGCGACGGCGACGCGGCGGACAAGACGAACCCCGACGGCGGTCTCCGCGCCGCGTTCCGCGAGGCGGTCGGGGACCGGCCACGCGACGCCAGCGCCGAGCGCGAGGAGGTGACACCATGA
- a CDS encoding sugar porter family MFS transporter produces MSTADMRAVIRGEGGRFVYVVSALAALNGLLFGFDTGIISGAILFIDTTFELSPLVEGIVVSGAMVGAAAGAAVGGQISDRVGRKRFILLSAGVFFLGSFLMAVAPTVEVLVAGRMIDGIAIGFASIVGPLYISEIAPPSVRGGLTSLNQLMVTVGILSSYFVNYAFSGSGSWRIMLGAGMVPAVVLAIGMVRMPESPRWLYEQGRTDEARAVLRRTRDGDIESELSEIEATVEAQSGNGVRDLLSPWMRPALIVGLGLAVFQQITGINAVMYYAPTILESTAFGSSQSILASVAIGTVNVVMTVVAILLVDRVGRRPLLLVGTGGMIGSLAVAGLVFQFADPTGGMGWLATLTLVSFVAFFAIGLGPVFWLLISEIYPLAVRGSAMGLVTVANWLANLVVALSFPVLLDGIGTPMTFWLFGACSVVALLFTYRTVPETNGRTLEAIEADLRKGTGAVGGARGDD; encoded by the coding sequence ATGTCAACCGCAGATATGCGGGCTGTGATCCGCGGGGAAGGCGGGCGGTTCGTGTACGTCGTCTCCGCGCTCGCGGCGCTCAACGGCCTTCTGTTCGGGTTCGACACGGGGATCATCTCCGGAGCCATCCTCTTCATCGACACCACCTTCGAGCTGAGTCCCTTGGTGGAGGGGATCGTCGTCAGCGGCGCGATGGTCGGGGCGGCCGCCGGCGCGGCCGTCGGCGGACAGATTTCCGACCGCGTCGGTCGCAAGCGGTTCATCTTGCTCTCGGCCGGGGTGTTCTTCCTCGGCTCGTTCCTCATGGCGGTCGCGCCGACCGTCGAGGTGCTCGTCGCGGGGCGGATGATCGACGGGATCGCCATCGGGTTCGCGTCGATCGTCGGTCCGCTGTACATCTCCGAGATCGCGCCGCCCTCCGTCCGCGGCGGCCTCACGTCCCTGAACCAGCTGATGGTCACCGTGGGGATCCTCTCGTCGTACTTCGTCAACTACGCCTTCTCCGGCTCCGGGTCGTGGCGGATCATGCTCGGCGCGGGGATGGTTCCCGCCGTCGTGCTCGCGATCGGGATGGTCCGGATGCCCGAGAGCCCGCGGTGGCTCTACGAGCAGGGCCGGACCGACGAGGCCCGCGCGGTGCTGCGTCGCACGCGAGACGGTGACATCGAGTCGGAGCTGTCGGAGATCGAAGCGACGGTCGAGGCGCAGTCCGGGAACGGGGTGCGGGACCTGCTTAGCCCGTGGATGCGTCCGGCGCTGATCGTCGGGCTGGGGCTCGCCGTCTTCCAGCAGATCACCGGGATCAACGCCGTGATGTACTACGCCCCGACGATCCTAGAGTCGACCGCGTTCGGCAGCTCGCAGTCGATCCTCGCGTCGGTCGCCATCGGGACCGTCAACGTCGTCATGACGGTGGTCGCGATCCTCCTCGTCGACCGCGTGGGTCGCCGCCCGCTCCTGCTCGTCGGGACCGGCGGGATGATCGGGTCGCTGGCCGTCGCCGGCCTCGTCTTCCAGTTCGCCGACCCGACCGGCGGGATGGGGTGGCTGGCGACGCTCACGCTCGTGTCGTTCGTCGCGTTCTTCGCCATCGGACTCGGGCCGGTGTTCTGGCTCCTCATCTCCGAGATCTACCCGCTCGCCGTCCGCGGGAGCGCGATGGGACTCGTGACGGTCGCCAACTGGCTCGCGAACCTCGTGGTGGCGCTGTCGTTCCCCGTGCTGCTCGACGGGATCGGCACGCCGATGACGTTCTGGCTGTTCGGAGCCTGTAGCGTCGTCGCGCTACTGTTCACCTACCGCACCGTCCCCGAGACGAACGGGCGGACGCTGGAGGCGATCGAGGCGGACCTCCGAAAGGGGACCGGAGCGGTCGGCGGCGCTCGCGGCGACGACTGA
- a CDS encoding OsmC family protein → MADIETSTVSEEGYASTSQVGEFDLRIDATDETGPNPNATLVATYASCYLPAFRVGGSQRGEEELGKIQIDASAELDDDDDLESIAFDVHVEADLDDETAADVAERAEGICHVHSALREGLHADISVYPGAF, encoded by the coding sequence ATGGCAGACATCGAGACATCCACGGTTTCCGAGGAAGGGTACGCCAGCACCAGTCAGGTCGGCGAGTTCGACCTCCGGATCGACGCGACAGACGAGACGGGGCCGAACCCGAACGCGACGCTCGTCGCGACGTACGCCTCCTGTTACCTCCCGGCGTTCCGCGTCGGCGGGAGCCAGCGCGGCGAGGAAGAGCTCGGCAAGATCCAGATCGACGCGAGCGCCGAACTGGACGACGACGACGACCTCGAATCGATCGCCTTCGACGTCCACGTCGAGGCCGACCTCGACGACGAGACCGCCGCCGATGTCGCCGAGCGCGCTGAGGGCATCTGTCACGTCCACAGCGCGCTCCGCGAGGGACTCCACGCCGACATCAGCGTCTACCCCGGCGCGTTCTGA
- a CDS encoding metal-dependent hydrolase: protein MELTWHGHSTWHVVVEDTELLIDPFFDNPKTDVDPEELDPDYLLLTHGHSDHIADADRFEGATVVATPELTSYVQENFGHEHTLPAAGMNIGGTAECGDAWVTMVRADHSNGIDNGYGTSAGMPAGFVIGDKKPTQESDADCTTFYHAGDTGLMSEMVDVIAPYLEPDAAALPAGDHFTMGPAGAGIAADWVGADVVFPMHYDSFGPIEIETREFVNEVKAAGAAAEPVVLDGDETYTLE from the coding sequence ATGGAACTCACCTGGCACGGCCACTCCACGTGGCACGTCGTCGTCGAGGACACGGAGCTGCTCATCGACCCGTTCTTCGACAACCCGAAGACCGACGTCGACCCCGAGGAGCTCGACCCCGACTACCTGCTCTTGACCCACGGACACTCCGACCACATCGCGGACGCCGACCGGTTCGAAGGCGCGACGGTGGTCGCGACTCCGGAGCTGACCAGCTACGTCCAAGAGAACTTCGGCCACGAACACACGCTCCCGGCCGCCGGAATGAACATCGGCGGGACCGCCGAGTGCGGCGACGCGTGGGTGACGATGGTCCGCGCGGACCACTCGAACGGCATCGACAACGGGTACGGCACCTCCGCCGGGATGCCGGCCGGGTTCGTCATCGGCGACAAGAAGCCGACTCAGGAGTCAGACGCCGACTGTACCACGTTCTACCACGCCGGCGACACGGGCCTGATGTCCGAGATGGTCGACGTGATCGCGCCGTACCTCGAACCCGACGCGGCCGCCCTGCCCGCCGGCGACCACTTCACGATGGGACCCGCGGGGGCCGGCATCGCCGCCGACTGGGTGGGGGCCGACGTGGTCTTCCCGATGCACTACGACTCGTTCGGACCGATCGAGATAGAGACCCGCGAGTTCGTCAACGAGGTCAAGGCCGCGGGCGCTGCCGCCGAACCCGTCGTCCTCGACGGCGACGAGACGTACACGCTGGAGTAG
- a CDS encoding fumarylacetoacetate hydrolase family protein — MYRARFRDPAGSIRDGEYDPATDTVAFGGDEYALDDPDIDVLAPSDPSKIVCIGRNYADHAEELGNDVPDRPLLFLKPPNAVASHGDTVTVPAGKERIDWEAEFAVVIGEQCKAVDAADAMDVVAGFTCMNDVSNREDQNKEQNWVRGKAFDGAAPLGPVLATPDEVPADASVELRVNGETKQSSDREHMIFDVPTLIEEITTYLTLEPGDVIATGTPEGVGALADGDTVEVEIEGVGTLEHDVCVP; from the coding sequence ATGTACCGCGCACGGTTCCGCGACCCGGCCGGATCGATCCGCGACGGCGAGTACGACCCGGCGACCGACACGGTCGCCTTCGGCGGCGACGAGTACGCCCTCGACGACCCGGACATCGACGTGCTCGCGCCGAGCGACCCCTCGAAGATCGTCTGTATCGGGCGCAACTACGCCGACCACGCCGAGGAGCTGGGCAACGACGTGCCCGACCGCCCGCTGCTCTTCCTCAAACCGCCGAACGCGGTAGCGAGCCACGGCGACACCGTGACCGTCCCGGCCGGGAAAGAGCGGATCGACTGGGAGGCGGAGTTCGCGGTCGTGATCGGCGAACAGTGTAAGGCGGTCGACGCCGCCGACGCGATGGACGTCGTCGCCGGGTTCACCTGTATGAACGACGTGTCGAACCGCGAGGACCAGAACAAGGAACAGAACTGGGTGCGCGGGAAGGCGTTCGACGGCGCGGCCCCGCTCGGCCCCGTCCTCGCGACGCCCGACGAGGTGCCCGCCGACGCGAGCGTCGAGCTCCGGGTCAACGGCGAGACGAAGCAGTCCAGCGACCGCGAACACATGATCTTCGACGTACCGACGCTGATCGAGGAGATCACGACGTACCTCACGCTCGAACCCGGCGACGTGATCGCGACTGGCACTCCCGAGGGCGTCGGTGCCCTCGCCGACGGCGACACCGTCGAGGTGGAGATCGAGGGCGTCGGCACCCTCGAACACGACGTATGCGTGCCCTGA